One region of Archocentrus centrarchus isolate MPI-CPG fArcCen1 chromosome 6, fArcCen1, whole genome shotgun sequence genomic DNA includes:
- the LOC115781467 gene encoding liver carboxylesterase 2-like — protein sequence MKLHTKPTFCFLISFLFLCAVADLQAPVVHTKLGSLKGEYVSVKGKESGVHAFLGVPFAKPPLGPSLRLAPPQPVEGWEGARDATQQPPMCIQSKQILLDLLDQLGAMLPDIPDISEDCLYLNIYTPAKRANDAKLPVMVWIHGGGFALGSASVYDGSALAAYQDVVVVLIQYRLGLLGFLSTGDEHISGNFGLLDQVEALKWIQQHIHNFGGDPGSVTIFGESAGGVSVSLLLLSPLSDGLFHRAIAESGTAAMDALMTNNPLPVAQALANASGCSLESTKKIGDCMRNLDIETIVGFTQDQKLRFQINVDGHFLTKPVDELFRKHELHTLPFMTGVNNDEAGWMLTTFFAPQNWTEGMDREQVVNIVSLFYPSPKDAFMRDLIADEYIGNGEDRVKNRDGYTKILGDMFFNIPAVKAANAHRDAGAPVYLYEYQHPPKFLQQKRPSFVGSDHADEIFTVLGFCFTTTHVKLTDSCPEDEEQLSRMMMSYWGNFARTGSPNGDNLVHWPKYGADEKYLAIGLKKQVTGQYLKKDQFVFLTQTLPEKIKQHEENAEHREL from the exons ATGAAGTTGCACACAAAGCCGACTTTCTGCTTCCTGATCTCCTTTTTATTCCTCTGTGCTGTTGCAGATCTTCAGG CACCTGTAGTCCACACAAAGCTCGGGAGTCTGAAAGGTGAGTATGTGAGTGTAAAGGGGAAGGAGAGCGGGGTCCACGCCTTCCTGGGTGTTCCGTTTGCCAAGCCACCTTTGGGCCCTTCCTTGAGACTGGCTCCACCTCAGCCTGTAGAAGGATGGGAAGGAGCGAGAGATGCCACTCAGCAACCACCAAT GTGTATTCAGTCTAAGCAAATTCTTTTGGATCTCCTTGATCAACTCGGTGCAATGCTGCCTGATATCCCAGACATCTCTGAAGACTGTCTTTACCTCAACATTTACACTCCTGCAAAAAGAGCTAATGATGCCAAGCTCCCA GTCATGGTCTGGATCCATGGTGGGGGCTTTGCATTGGGATCGGCTTCAGTATATGATGGCTCTGCTCTGGCTGCTTACCAGGATGTGGTTGTGGTTCTGATCCAGTATCGATTGGGACTTCTGGGTTTTCTCAg CACTGGAGATGAGCACATTTCAGGGAACTTTGGTCTGCTGGACCAGGTTGAAGCTCTCAAGTGGATCCAGCAGCACATTCACAACTTTGGAGGAGACCCAGGATCAGTTACCATATTTGGGGAGTCTGCTGGTGGAGTGAGCGTGTCCCTCCTG CTTCTGTCACCACTGTCTGATGGGCTGTTTCACCGTGCCATTGCTGAGAGTGGCACAGCTGCAATGGATGCACTTATGACAAATAATCCTTTACCAGTGGCACAG GCACTTGCAAATGCATCTGGCTGTAGCCTTGAAAGCACAAAGAAGATCGGTGACTGCATGAGAAACCTCGATATTGAAACCATAGTGGGCTTTACACAG GATCAAAAATTGAGATTTCAAATAAATGTTGACGGACATTTCCTGACAAAACCTGTGGATGAGCTGTTCCGTAAACATGAACTCCACACTCTACCATTCATGACTGGTGTCAATAATGACGAAGCGGGATGGATGCTTACAACA TTCTTTGCTCCACAAAACTGGACAGAAGGAATGGATCGGGAGCAAGTTGTGAACATAGTGTCCCTCTTCTACCCCAGT CCTAAAGATGCATTCATGAGAGATTTGATAGCTGATGAATATATCGGAAATGGTGAAGACCGTGTGAAAAATAGAGATGGGTACACCAAGATCCTTGGAGATATGTTTTTCAACATTCCAGCAGTTAAAGCTGCTAATGCTCACAGAG ACGCAGGTGCTCCTGTATACCTGTATGAGTACCAGCATCCTCCTAAATTCCTGCAGCAAAAAAGGCCGAGCTTTGTGGGGAGTGACCATGCAGATGAAATTTTTACAGTGTTGGGATTTTGCTTCACAACTACCCATGTTAAATTAACCG ATTCATGTCCTGAGGATGAGGAACAGTTGAGCAGAATGATGATGAGCTACTGGGGGAATTTTGCTCGCACAGG atctCCTAATGGGGATAACCTTGTCCACTGGCCAAAGTATGGAGCTGATGAAAAGTATCTGGCGATTGGTTTAAAAAAGCAGGTAACTGGTCAGTACCTGAAGAAGGACCAGTTTGTTTTCCTTACTCAGACTCTACCAGAGAAGATCAAACAGCATGAGGAAAATGCAGAGCACAGAGAGTTGTAG